One part of the Chryseobacterium sp. 7 genome encodes these proteins:
- a CDS encoding alpha/beta fold hydrolase — MEILNSKIFGENLTNTPLLVFHGLFGMLDNWGSFGKDLGEYLPVHLIDLRNHGRSFHSDSMSHDDLADDIARYMDHYGIQKAHVLGHSLGGKAVMQFAVKYPERVEKLIVVDISPKAYPPHHQGIIKALETVDFNTVSSRNEVEAVLNQYIPEKSTIQFLTKNLYWDDNKKLGWRFNLKTLSEKYTEFVSNAIKFGVFDGETLFIAGDRSNYILPQDEFGIKQQFPKAKVITVKNAGHWVQAENPVDFANVVKGFLGLG; from the coding sequence ATGGAAATTTTAAATTCAAAAATATTTGGCGAAAACTTAACGAATACGCCGCTACTTGTATTTCACGGATTATTCGGAATGCTTGACAACTGGGGAAGTTTCGGAAAGGATCTGGGAGAATATCTTCCGGTACATCTGATTGACCTTAGAAATCACGGACGAAGCTTTCATTCTGACAGCATGTCACACGATGATCTGGCAGATGATATTGCACGCTATATGGATCACTATGGCATTCAGAAAGCCCACGTACTGGGGCATTCATTGGGAGGAAAAGCAGTGATGCAGTTTGCTGTAAAATACCCTGAACGTGTTGAAAAACTGATTGTTGTGGATATTTCTCCAAAAGCTTATCCGCCGCATCACCAAGGGATTATCAAAGCGTTGGAAACAGTAGATTTCAATACGGTATCTTCAAGAAATGAGGTGGAAGCTGTTTTGAACCAATACATTCCTGAAAAATCCACGATACAGTTTTTAACGAAGAACCTGTATTGGGATGATAATAAAAAGCTGGGCTGGAGATTCAATCTTAAAACATTATCTGAAAAGTATACTGAATTTGTTTCCAATGCAATAAAATTCGGTGTTTTTGATGGAGAAACCCTGTTTATAGCAGGAGACAGATCTAATTATATCCTGCCACAGGATGAATTTGGAATCAAACAGCAGTTTCCCAAAGCTAAGGTGATAACGGTAAAAAATGCAGGTCATTGGGTGCAGGCTGAAAATCCGGTTGATTTTGCAAATGTTGTTAAGGGCTTTCTTGGATTGGGTTAA
- a CDS encoding microviridin/marinostatin family tricyclic proteinase inhibitor, with protein MKSNNSKKKPFFASFLEKQVKDPETVKGGTDIISIPERDMITKPAVDTVTSPKDDLMHTMKYPSDGDDDTIFVPL; from the coding sequence ATGAAAAGTAATAACTCAAAGAAGAAGCCGTTTTTCGCGTCATTCTTAGAAAAACAGGTGAAGGATCCTGAAACAGTAAAAGGAGGAACAGATATCATTTCAATTCCAGAAAGAGACATGATAACAAAGCCAGCCGTAGACACGGTAACTTCTCCAAAAGATGATTTAATGCATACCATGAAATATCCATCTGACGGTGATGATGATACAATCTTTGTTCCACTATAA
- a CDS encoding microviridin/marinostatin family tricyclic proteinase inhibitor: MENKNSKKKPFFASFLEKQVKDPETVKGGGITSVLADQITSVVKDHITTTALEDSVTKPNNDNVTMKYPSDGDEDVLDV, from the coding sequence ATGGAAAACAAAAATTCAAAAAAGAAGCCATTTTTTGCGTCATTCCTGGAAAAACAGGTTAAAGACCCTGAAACAGTAAAAGGAGGAGGTATTACTTCTGTACTTGCAGATCAGATTACTTCAGTAGTAAAGGATCATATCACTACTACAGCGCTTGAAGATAGTGTTACAAAGCCTAATAATGACAATGTAACCATGAAATATCCTTCAGACGGTGATGAGGATGTTTTAGATGTATAA
- a CDS encoding pyridoxine 5'-phosphate synthase produces MTKLSVNINKIATLRNARGGETPSVTEAAVKIQEFGGQGITIHPRPDERHITRKDVYDLKPLVTTEFNIEGNPHQSFIDMVLEVKPEQVTLVPDADDAITSNAGWDTKKHLDFLTEIIAEFKKEGIRTSIFLDPLPELVEYAAKTGADRIELYTEAYAKNYLTNKEQAIKPYYDTAVEATNFGLGINAGHDLSLENLKYFSDIIPNLLEVSIGHALVSEALYMGLENTVQAYLKRLAKW; encoded by the coding sequence ATGACAAAACTAAGCGTAAACATTAATAAAATTGCGACGTTAAGAAATGCAAGAGGAGGTGAAACCCCAAGTGTTACAGAAGCTGCTGTAAAAATTCAGGAATTCGGAGGACAGGGGATTACCATCCATCCAAGACCTGATGAAAGGCATATCACAAGGAAAGATGTCTATGATCTGAAGCCGTTGGTTACGACTGAGTTTAACATTGAAGGAAACCCTCACCAAAGCTTTATCGATATGGTTTTAGAAGTAAAGCCCGAGCAGGTGACTCTGGTACCGGACGCTGATGATGCTATTACTTCCAATGCTGGCTGGGATACAAAAAAACACTTGGATTTCCTTACAGAGATCATTGCGGAATTCAAAAAAGAAGGCATCCGTACTTCCATTTTTCTTGATCCTTTGCCGGAGCTTGTAGAATATGCTGCTAAAACAGGAGCCGACAGAATTGAGCTTTATACGGAAGCTTACGCGAAAAATTATCTTACAAATAAAGAACAGGCTATAAAACCTTATTACGACACTGCTGTTGAGGCCACCAATTTTGGATTGGGCATCAATGCTGGGCACGACTTAAGTTTAGAAAACCTGAAATACTTTTCAGATATCATTCCAAATCTGTTGGAAGTGTCTATTGGGCACGCTTTGGTTTCTGAAGCGCTTTATATGGGATTGGAAAATACAGTTCAGGCTTATTTGAAGAGACTGGCGAAATGGTAA